In Nicotiana tabacum cultivar K326 chromosome 2, ASM71507v2, whole genome shotgun sequence, the following proteins share a genomic window:
- the LOC107787513 gene encoding agamous-like MADS-box protein AGL62 → MAKKPSIGRQKIKIAKIEVKNYLQVTFSKRRSGLFKKASELCTLCGVEIAIIVFSPARKVFSFGHPNVESIIDRFLSRNHNPISNSSLHLVEAHRNANVRELNLQLTQILAELEIEKKREESLDQMRKTSQSQYWWEAPISQLGLHELEQLKEFMEVLKNNVTNQASKFMVEITANSSFYFGVNGNGIFDNYDIKSAQIMVASNNLHNHNFGFDSAGLF, encoded by the coding sequence ATGGCAAAGAAACCTAGCATTGGTCGTCAAAAgatcaaaattgccaaaatagAGGTGAAAAATTATCTCCAAGTTACCTTCTCAAAACGTCGTTCTGGACTTTTCAAGAAAGCTAGCGAACTATGCACACTTTGTGGTGTTGAAATAGCTATCATAGTTTTTTCTCCTGCAAGAAAAGTTTTTTCTTTTGGTCACCCTAATGTTGAGTCCATTATCGATAGATTCCTGTCAAGAAATCATAATCCAATTTCTAATTCATCACTTCATCTTGTTGAGGCTCATCGAAATGCTAATGTTCGTGAGCTCAATTTGCAATTAACTCAGATTCTTGCTGAGCTTGAAAttgagaagaaaagagaagaatcACTTGATCAAATGAGGAAAACTAGTCAAAGTCAATATTGGTGGGAAGCTCCTATAAGTCAACTTGGTTTGCATGAACTTGAACAATTAAAGGAATTCATGGAggttttaaaaaataatgtgaCAAATCAAGCAAGCAAGTTTATGGTTGAGATTACTGCTaactcttctttttattttggtgttAATGGTAATGGGATATTTGACAACTATGATATCAAGTCAGCTCAAATCATGGTTGCTTCAAATAATCTTCATAACCATAACTTTGGTTTTGATTCAGctggattattttaa